Proteins encoded in a region of the Hirundo rustica isolate bHirRus1 chromosome 10, bHirRus1.pri.v3, whole genome shotgun sequence genome:
- the FAM131A gene encoding LOW QUALITY PROTEIN: protein FAM131A (The sequence of the model RefSeq protein was modified relative to this genomic sequence to represent the inferred CDS: inserted 2 bases in 1 codon), producing MRPGGDVGGAEPAVVPAPGXPPGSMGCIGSKTTIVAVDTTLCVEWKEVKALSPLSVARPLPRLVRQASFDSQDFLQVNVEDTVEMLPKSRRALTIQEIAALARSSLHGISQVVKEHVTKPTAMAQGRVAHLIEWKGWCKPVESPSALESAFSSYCHLSEGEQEARFAAGVAEQFAIAEAKLRAWSSVDGDDSNDESYDEDFMPSTESSQPTELTGTMPASALLRDLLQGHLCQLGMRHGSCEPESDSSHTLSPETLCSSLCSLEMVSPSELTAKLLGSLGGEDLLLPKLPPPASQSALRGLARLRCQDSLYSVSYAEACLSPTEDEVVLSKDFPLRRKISDVASSGVASLEEEEEAEEP from the exons ATGCGGCCGGGGGGCGATGTGGGCGGCGCGGAGCCGGCGGTAGTGCCCGCACCGGG CCCCCCCGGGAGCATGGGCTGCATCGGCTCCAAAACCACCATCG TGGCCGTGGACACGACGCTGTGTGTGGAGTGGAAAGAGGTGAAGGCACTGTCACCCCTGAGCGTTGCCCGCCCGCTGCCCCGGCTGGTGCGCCAGGCCTCCTTCGACAGCCAGGACTTCCTCCAG GTCAATGTTGAGGACACTGTCGAGATGCTGCCCAAGTCACGGCGTGCGCTGACCATCCAGGAGATCGCTGCCCTGGCCCGCTCCTCGCTGCACG GCATCTCGCAGGTGGTGAAGGAGCACGTGACAAAGCCAACGGCCATGGCACAGGGCCGTGTTGCCCACCTCATCGAGTGGAAGGGCTGGTGTAAGCCAGTGGAGTCACCTTCCGCCCTGGAGAGCGCCTTCAGCTCCTACTGCCACCTGAGCGAGGGCGAGCAGGAGGCGCGATTCGCTGCCG GTGTGGCAGAGCAGTTTGCCATCGCTGAGGCCAAGCTGCGAGCCTGGTCCTCGGTGGATGGGGACGACTCCAATGATGAGTCCTACGACGAGGACTTCATGCCCTCCACAGAGAGCTCCCAGCCCACTG AGCTGACAGGCACGATGCCCGCCAGCGCGCTGCTGCGAGACCTGCTGCAGGGCCACCTGTGCCAACTGGGCATGCGGCACGGCTCTTGCGAGCCCGAGAGCGACTCCTCGCACACCCTCTCCCCCGAGactctctgctccagcctctgcagcctggagaTGGTGTCCCCCTCCGAACTCACTGCCAAACTGCTGGGCTCCCTGGGGGGTGaggacctgctgctgcccaagcTGCCGCCCCCAGCCAGCCAAAGTGCCTTGAGGGGCCTGGCACGGCTCCGGTGCCAGGACTCCCTCTACTCCGTGTCCTACGCCGAAGCCTGTCTCTCGCCCACGGAGGACGAGGTGGTGCTGAGCAAGGACTTCCCACTCCGCCGGAAAATCTCTGACGTCGCCTCCTCCGGGGTGGCAtcgctggaggaggaggaggaggccgaAGAGCCCTGA